In the Candidatus Poribacteria bacterium genome, one interval contains:
- the pduL gene encoding phosphate propanoyltransferase, translated as MNDKALIELVTHKVLEQLKQGALNPDEIGNKEPCGGCALRTCAAGRRACDTVVQQQQIPVGVSARHAHVTQEHLEILYGEGHQLTIHAPLYQPGAFAAKETLTVVGRRMQAIEGLRILGPVRDYSQVELAQTDAIRLGLNPPIRDSGDLAGSESIVLIGPQGAIHLEEGAICATRHIHMTPQDAERWGIREGDLLKVRIPGERALTFEKIHPKISPSYVPQMHLDTDDANAAGLQGGEGVELLRD; from the coding sequence ATGAATGACAAGGCACTCATTGAACTGGTCACTCATAAAGTGCTTGAACAATTGAAGCAGGGTGCTTTGAATCCCGATGAAATCGGGAATAAAGAACCCTGCGGTGGCTGCGCCTTGCGAACTTGCGCGGCTGGGCGGCGTGCCTGTGATACTGTCGTTCAACAACAGCAGATTCCCGTTGGGGTTTCGGCGCGACATGCGCATGTAACTCAAGAACACTTAGAGATCTTGTACGGCGAAGGTCATCAACTAACAATTCACGCCCCTTTATACCAACCCGGTGCATTTGCGGCGAAAGAGACATTAACCGTCGTTGGAAGACGTATGCAAGCAATTGAGGGGCTTCGGATTCTCGGTCCCGTGAGGGATTATTCTCAGGTTGAGCTTGCACAGACTGATGCAATTCGCTTGGGACTCAATCCACCAATTCGCGATTCGGGCGATCTCGCCGGTTCAGAGTCAATTGTCTTGATTGGTCCCCAAGGGGCTATTCACTTAGAAGAGGGCGCAATCTGTGCGACACGGCATATTCACATGACTCCCCAAGATGCGGAACGTTGGGGGATACGTGAAGGCGATCTGTTGAAAGTACGCATCCCCGGCGAGCGAGCGTTGACTTTTGAGAAAATCCATCCGAAAATATCACCAAGCTATGTGCCGCAGATGCATCTCGATACCGATGACGCTAATGCTGCCGGTTTGCAGGGAGGGGAAGGCGTCGAGTTGCTGAGAGATTAG